GGCCTGGCCTGCTCCATGGTGCTGCGCTGCGACGACTGCATCAAGTACCACCTGGGCAAGTGCTACGAGGAAGGCATCAACGACTCGGAGATTTACGAGGTGTTTGCCATTGCCAACCTCATCGGGGGCAGCATCGTGATTCCGCACTTCCGCCGCGCCGTGGAGTACTGGGAAGCCCTGAAGGAAGAAACCGCTACGCCGGCCGCGCCCCACGCCGAGCACAGCGCCTAGGTATGCTGAACCCCCAGGAAACCGAGGCCCAGTTTGAGCAGCGCTGGTGGGAGCTGATGACCGAGCTGCGCCAGCGCTTCGGCAAGAAGCCCGACCTGAATGCCCTGCTGCTGCTTATTGGCGTGCAGGAGCTAGGGCAGGGGGCAGGCCCGTTCTCGAAAGAGCAGAAGCAGGACCTGATGCACATTGCCACCTGCAAGCTGTTCAGCCTATCGGGCTACTACGAGCTGGAGCGCGTGGACGAAGACGGCTGGCCGCACTACCGCCTGGCCAAACCCGTCCCCTTCGCCAACCTGAAAGAGCAGGAGCGCATGCTCAAGTGGCACATTCTGGAGTACTTCGCGCAGCAAGACAATGAGTAGGTGAGCGGATGAGTAAGTGAGTGGATGTACGTACTGACCATCTACTCATCCGCTCATCCACTCACCTACTCATCTACCCATTTATCCCTTGAAAATCATCTCCTACAACGTCAACGGCCTGCGCTCGGCCCTCAGCAAAGGCCTGCTCGACTGGGTGCAGGAAGCCAACCCCGATGTGCTTTGCCTGCAGGAAATCAAGGCCGGGCGCGAGGCGTTGGATGTGGCCGGTTTCGAGGCTATGGGTTACCACGCTTACCTGTGCCCCGCCCAAAAACCGGGCTACAGCGGCGTGGCCACGTTCAGCAAGCAGGTGCCTAGGTCGGTAACGATGGGCTGCGGCCGCGAGCTGTACGACCACGAGGGCCGCGTGTTGCGCCTCGATTTCGACGACGTATCGGTGCTGAACGTGTACATGCCCTCGGGCACCAGCGGCCCCGAGCGCCAGCAGTTTAAGCTCGATTGGCTGGCGTGGTTTGCCACCTACGTGAAGGCGCTGCGCCACACGGTGCCGCCACTGGTTATTGCCGGCGACTTCAACTGCTGCCCCACGCCCATCGACCTGCACAACCCCAAGGCCAACCAAAACAGCCCCGGCTACACGCCCGAAGAGCGCGCGTGGTTTGCTGCGTTTCTGGCCGATGGCTACACCGATTCGTTCCGGCATCACCACCCCGAAACCCCGCACCAGTACTCGTGGTGGAGCTACCGGGCGGGCAGCCGCTCGCGCAACGTGGGCTGGCGCCTCGATTACCTGCTGGCCGACAACGCTCTGCAACCCCGGCTGGCCGCGGCGGGTCTGTTACCCGATGCCGTGCACTCCGACCACTGC
The sequence above is drawn from the Hymenobacter sp. YIM 151858-1 genome and encodes:
- a CDS encoding carboxymuconolactone decarboxylase family protein, which produces MSLVTEFNDYRQRMNEKIMAADNKVIKRFFNLDTNTYQAGALDVRTKEMLGLACSMVLRCDDCIKYHLGKCYEEGINDSEIYEVFAIANLIGGSIVIPHFRRAVEYWEALKEETATPAAPHAEHSA
- a CDS encoding exodeoxyribonuclease III, whose amino-acid sequence is MKIISYNVNGLRSALSKGLLDWVQEANPDVLCLQEIKAGREALDVAGFEAMGYHAYLCPAQKPGYSGVATFSKQVPRSVTMGCGRELYDHEGRVLRLDFDDVSVLNVYMPSGTSGPERQQFKLDWLAWFATYVKALRHTVPPLVIAGDFNCCPTPIDLHNPKANQNSPGYTPEERAWFAAFLADGYTDSFRHHHPETPHQYSWWSYRAGSRSRNVGWRLDYLLADNALQPRLAAAGLLPDAVHSDHCPAYVELT